The following proteins are co-located in the Acinetobacter sp. NCu2D-2 genome:
- a CDS encoding alpha/beta hydrolase codes for MKEIQKVLKQSFKKAKDYYQDFRLYDLASYSLNHLTPRQGYQVETQLAFGLKARQRFDLFKSDQPLAHRPLIVFVHGGAWLHGDKKDYFFIGESFAKEGYDVVIMNYHLAPEYIFPASVDDLHVLLNYLHQNASKHDISAENIILMGHSAGAFNVMSGLYYPSETPLNTEINIRSMIGLAGPYHFDYKDDPICADAFDQAVPYQQVMPYYFVQKTPIKHYLIVAEKDKVVGHYNSHDLDRILKENGNHSQLIMVPKLGHISLIGSLSSLFSRFFSTKEKVMWALEDTFKP; via the coding sequence ATGAAGGAAATCCAAAAAGTTTTAAAACAAAGTTTTAAGAAAGCGAAAGACTATTATCAAGATTTCAGGCTGTATGATTTAGCAAGTTATAGTCTTAATCATTTAACACCACGGCAGGGCTATCAAGTTGAAACTCAGCTGGCATTTGGCTTAAAAGCACGCCAGCGCTTTGACTTATTTAAAAGTGATCAGCCACTCGCACATCGTCCTTTGATTGTATTTGTACATGGTGGTGCATGGTTACATGGCGATAAAAAGGATTATTTCTTTATTGGTGAAAGCTTTGCCAAAGAGGGATATGACGTGGTGATTATGAATTATCATTTAGCACCAGAATATATCTTCCCTGCATCAGTTGATGATTTACATGTACTGCTGAATTACTTGCACCAGAATGCTTCTAAACACGATATTTCTGCGGAAAATATCATTTTGATGGGGCATTCGGCAGGGGCGTTTAATGTGATGTCGGGCTTGTATTATCCATCTGAAACGCCTTTAAATACCGAGATCAATATACGTTCAATGATTGGCTTGGCTGGTCCTTATCATTTTGATTATAAAGATGATCCTATTTGTGCAGATGCCTTTGATCAAGCCGTTCCTTATCAGCAGGTTATGCCATATTACTTTGTGCAAAAAACACCAATTAAGCATTATTTAATTGTGGCAGAAAAAGATAAGGTTGTCGGGCACTACAATAGCCATGATTTAGATCGCATCCTCAAAGAAAATGGCAATCATAGTCAGTTGATTATGGTGCCAAAACTTGGGCATATTTCTTTGATTGGTTCATTATCGAGCTTATTTAGCCGATTCTTCAGTACGAAAGAAAAGGTGATGTGGGCACTTGAAGATACTTTTAAACCTTAA
- the nudC gene encoding NAD(+) diphosphatase, giving the protein MSNLSLAYIFQQQQLLVDQDFQLPRVESLASDLQVSSGDQVIARDLLPNEPIPEGLQLVPIRQLLQYWTTSQFEQASRAIQLLEWRRNHRFCSHCGTPTQPHATEHAMVCPACHYRQYPRVQPCVITVITRGEDEILLAKNARNKTSQMYGLIAGFVEVGETLEEAVRRETEEEVGLKLKNIQYLASQPWPFPSNLMIAFKAEYAGGDLKLQEEEISDAAFFKFDQLPEIPFKGSIAHAMIMHVTQGQPVADDTKAWL; this is encoded by the coding sequence ATGTCAAATCTGTCACTTGCATATATCTTTCAACAACAACAACTTCTCGTCGATCAAGACTTTCAACTTCCTCGAGTTGAAAGTCTTGCAAGTGATCTTCAGGTAAGCTCGGGTGATCAAGTCATTGCCCGAGATTTACTTCCTAATGAGCCAATTCCAGAAGGCTTGCAATTGGTTCCGATCCGTCAGCTTTTACAATATTGGACTACGTCTCAATTTGAACAAGCCAGCCGTGCTATTCAACTCTTAGAATGGCGCCGCAATCATCGTTTTTGCAGCCATTGTGGTACCCCGACTCAACCACATGCAACCGAACACGCGATGGTGTGCCCAGCTTGCCATTATCGTCAGTATCCTCGTGTACAACCTTGTGTGATTACGGTCATTACCCGCGGTGAAGATGAAATTTTACTGGCAAAAAATGCGCGCAATAAAACCAGTCAAATGTATGGATTGATTGCTGGATTTGTTGAAGTTGGGGAAACTTTAGAGGAAGCGGTTCGCCGTGAAACTGAAGAAGAAGTCGGTTTAAAATTAAAAAATATTCAATACTTGGCAAGTCAACCATGGCCTTTTCCAAGTAACTTGATGATCGCGTTTAAAGCAGAATACGCAGGTGGCGATCTCAAGCTTCAGGAAGAAGAAATCAGTGATGCTGCTTTTTTCAAATTTGATCAACTGCCCGAAATTCCATTTAAAGGCAGTATTGCACACGCCATGATCATGCATGTTACACAAGGTCAACCTGTTGCAGATGACACAAAAGCATGGCTCTAA
- a CDS encoding chemotaxis protein, producing the protein MSYQTSIHFDPTALLIIKNEVDNSIKLVESAVSTLVEDQSLPFGIEDALTQFEQCAQVLALIDMSTLAQVAEYSAELMRKIMANPAEINTREVIALSEGTTMLKRYIEFICLREVKIPQFLLDTVNRLELALGKPLSTEGQPIEKLLDGMTPELQLPQAPQLEKSQYVHQLYKLSLNKLLRQEETELDLQAIKLVGAYLAGLSDQHISKQYWNLVFVAFNHIEHLILNEPRLRTFISIERNMAQYFDAPDRFKASISDLANVLSLCISQEDEVSQQIRSQLNLGDESLTDTQLQVFSRHLYGPDFETMHTISELVTTEMAQIRNDIEFNYQSMTPEKTKELQTQLTNLANIFKVLNLNEAYSDLVGQAKSLDNADQLKDENFAQQLMKVILSAMNSIGVLERHHTSSRLQLRVNNMNISLDRLDEAHEALLTEAKLAIETTSQLLVTYLQDHNLVNLAHVPEQCREIGGAMLFLGAEQGQVALKATADFLQSSIDRSTALSESDVSHALDALATADMLIDNLKNKQPVLQSMFNVALDSSEKLKTVA; encoded by the coding sequence ATGTCTTACCAAACCTCTATACATTTTGACCCGACAGCGCTACTGATAATAAAAAATGAGGTTGATAACTCGATCAAATTAGTTGAATCAGCAGTAAGCACCTTAGTTGAAGATCAAAGCTTACCTTTTGGGATTGAAGACGCATTAACTCAATTTGAACAATGTGCACAGGTACTGGCGCTGATTGATATGTCTACGCTGGCTCAAGTTGCAGAGTATTCGGCAGAACTCATGCGTAAGATTATGGCCAATCCTGCTGAAATTAACACACGTGAAGTGATTGCCTTAAGTGAAGGCACAACGATGTTAAAGCGTTACATCGAATTCATTTGCTTACGTGAAGTGAAAATTCCTCAATTCTTGCTCGATACTGTCAATCGCCTAGAATTGGCTCTAGGTAAACCGCTAAGCACTGAAGGCCAGCCAATCGAAAAACTGCTGGATGGCATGACGCCAGAACTTCAACTGCCACAAGCACCACAGCTTGAAAAATCACAATATGTGCATCAACTGTATAAACTGTCTTTAAATAAGCTGCTACGCCAAGAAGAAACTGAACTTGATCTTCAAGCGATAAAACTCGTCGGTGCTTATCTAGCAGGATTATCTGATCAGCACATCAGTAAGCAATATTGGAATTTGGTTTTTGTAGCATTCAATCATATTGAACACCTAATTTTGAATGAACCGCGTCTTCGCACATTCATTAGTATTGAACGCAACATGGCGCAATACTTCGATGCGCCAGACCGTTTCAAGGCTTCTATCAGTGATTTAGCCAATGTCTTGAGTCTATGTATCAGCCAAGAAGACGAAGTATCGCAACAAATTCGTAGTCAGCTAAATCTAGGCGATGAATCATTAACGGATACGCAATTACAAGTGTTCAGTCGTCATTTGTATGGCCCTGATTTTGAAACCATGCATACCATTAGTGAGCTTGTGACCACGGAAATGGCACAAATTCGTAATGATATTGAGTTTAACTATCAAAGCATGACACCTGAAAAAACTAAGGAATTGCAAACACAGTTAACCAATCTCGCGAATATTTTTAAGGTTTTAAACCTAAATGAAGCCTATTCAGATTTAGTTGGTCAAGCAAAATCACTCGATAATGCTGATCAATTAAAAGATGAAAACTTTGCGCAGCAACTGATGAAAGTCATTCTGTCTGCAATGAATTCCATTGGTGTATTAGAGCGCCATCATACTTCAAGCCGTTTACAACTTCGTGTCAACAATATGAATATTTCGCTGGATCGTTTAGATGAAGCGCATGAAGCATTACTGACCGAAGCGAAACTTGCAATTGAAACTACCAGCCAACTGCTCGTCACTTATCTGCAAGATCATAATTTAGTGAATCTCGCTCACGTGCCTGAGCAATGCCGAGAAATTGGTGGCGCAATGCTGTTCTTAGGTGCTGAACAAGGTCAAGTGGCGTTAAAAGCAACTGCTGACTTTTTACAAAGCAGCATTGACCGTTCAACTGCATTAAGTGAAAGTGATGTTAGCCATGCACTAGATGCGCTTGCAACTGCCGACATGCTGATTGATAACTTAAAGAATAAACAGCCTGTATTACAATCGATGTTTAATGTAGCATTAGACAGTAGTGAGAAACTAAAAACTGTAGCCTAA
- the dnaQ gene encoding DNA polymerase III subunit epsilon, giving the protein MSQTITLYVDGACRGNGKDIAVGGWGAYISCGSEEYKIYGGELQTTNNRMELSAAIEGVRYCPQDAKLIIWTDSNYVKQGITEWIHGWKKKNWKDVKNPDLWKELDAVCQGRDIEWNWIKGHAGHEGNEMADHLANLGADLALEKGEKARQVPPSPFDLTSRGNNDKKKPQSDWLLDDPFGFDLMEAEPVDEEVILETAEEVQMSTSVSDTEQTTTLSNPIDSDESKKTHPDIVITPATKKLHGPRQLILDTETTGFYYQDGDRIIEVGAIEMINRKLTGSSIHIYINPKKSVGESENVHGISDDFLKDKPLYEDIANTLFDYLKGAEIIAHNASFDMNFLDMEFTRAGFPALSEVCAVTDTLAMAKSKHPGQKNSLDALVRRYEIPQRDRTFHGALLDAEILADVYLAMTGGQVSFDIDALSHTEEENASSGPAKVEIDLPVIHASEEELEKHEKWVKQFEEKHGMPCLFAK; this is encoded by the coding sequence ATGTCACAGACAATCACACTCTATGTTGACGGTGCTTGCCGCGGTAATGGTAAAGATATTGCCGTTGGGGGTTGGGGTGCCTATATCTCATGTGGTTCTGAAGAATACAAAATTTATGGTGGAGAACTACAAACCACCAATAACCGTATGGAGCTGAGTGCTGCCATTGAAGGCGTGCGCTATTGTCCACAGGATGCCAAATTGATTATTTGGACCGACTCCAATTACGTCAAACAAGGCATTACAGAATGGATTCACGGTTGGAAAAAGAAAAACTGGAAAGATGTCAAAAATCCTGACCTGTGGAAAGAACTGGATGCCGTCTGCCAAGGTCGTGACATCGAATGGAACTGGATTAAAGGTCATGCTGGACATGAAGGCAACGAAATGGCAGATCATCTAGCCAACCTAGGTGCAGATCTTGCCCTAGAAAAAGGTGAAAAAGCACGTCAAGTTCCTCCATCCCCTTTTGATCTGACATCACGTGGCAATAACGATAAAAAAAAACCGCAATCTGATTGGCTCTTAGATGATCCTTTCGGTTTTGATTTGATGGAAGCCGAACCAGTGGATGAAGAAGTTATTTTAGAAACTGCTGAAGAAGTACAAATGAGTACGTCTGTTTCAGATACTGAACAAACAACCACATTATCGAACCCAATAGATTCTGATGAATCTAAAAAAACACATCCTGATATTGTGATTACACCTGCGACCAAAAAATTGCATGGTCCCCGCCAACTCATTCTCGATACCGAAACCACAGGTTTCTATTATCAAGACGGCGATCGCATTATTGAGGTGGGTGCAATTGAGATGATTAACCGTAAACTCACCGGTAGCTCAATTCACATCTATATCAATCCAAAAAAATCCGTGGGTGAATCTGAAAATGTCCATGGTATTTCAGATGATTTCTTAAAAGACAAACCGCTGTATGAAGATATTGCCAATACACTTTTTGATTATTTAAAAGGGGCAGAGATCATTGCACATAACGCAAGCTTCGATATGAACTTCCTTGATATGGAGTTCACACGTGCGGGCTTCCCTGCTTTATCTGAAGTTTGTGCAGTCACTGATACTCTGGCTATGGCCAAGTCTAAGCATCCAGGGCAAAAAAACTCACTTGATGCCTTAGTACGCCGCTACGAAATTCCACAACGTGACCGTACTTTCCACGGTGCCTTACTCGATGCGGAAATTTTGGCAGACGTCTATTTGGCAATGACCGGTGGTCAGGTGTCTTTTGATATTGATGCGCTGTCTCATACCGAAGAAGAAAATGCCAGCTCAGGACCTGCAAAAGTTGAAATCGATTTGCCTGTCATTCATGCTTCTGAAGAAGAACTTGAGAAACATGAGAAATGGGTCAAACAATTTGAAGAAAAACATGGCATGCCATGCCTTTTTGCCAAATAA
- a CDS encoding lytic transglycosylase, which produces MYKPTAMLWQPSLPSFIKISVLGAALASLGLTGCSSNPSASQTSKSKQAGQYLGANSIDGLEDLLSATDMRAVEGDRLLVLKHGDVWKRMTVGFKMDLTTWHPRVDAQRAWFASRQPYLDRLSARASRYLYHTVKEAERRGMPTELALLPIIESSYDPAATSSAAAAGLWQFIPSTGRIYGLKQTSLYDGRRDVVESTRAAYEFLGSLYNQFGSWELALASYNAGPGRIQQAINRNKAAGLPTDYWSLKLPEETMNYVPRFLAVAQIIKNPSKYGVYLPPIANRPHFREVSVGAASLNEISAITGLSRAELYQLNPGHRGDRIDPESPRKILIPADLSPAIDARLKNLQSSSTGLWAGSPAAPKATNTITPIKAAPPALKPAQPAVVSKPATTVVTPAITASTTIKPKTPVATAATPAAVSTTATPNVTAAAKTTTAPAKVAVTPKGSAALAEFAAKSELPIPSAPRIPVAVNPVVPSKQIQVEPPITAAEREQIHAVVVAEDLSKSVDEILKPVATATEQAQVVEEIKAIAPVGTEIVDPYDGKIKLTAIQTSLSVAEQQGKELTKGFSYPKDVAEQTKADSVEAKLNQGKTYVKTDSEVVAVAPKGKRSTYTVLPGDNLAMIAAKNGVNWRDVAKWNQIDPNATLYVGTTIYLYDAKPVAEAKKPAAKPETYVVQANDSLTGVANQFGLSVKQLADYNGLTTNSGLFVGQKLLLKEPAKAKVEELKKAESTKVQTKTYVVKRGEYLKLIADRYALSNAELAALTPGLTASSSLNVGQKINVPLNDVEEVSAKVVEQKISNVKVDKTENHEVKRGETLYSIANQNKITVAELAALNGLNANSGLRFGQTLKVPASNKLPEKYTVQSGDTLSGIAAKYNTTIDHIADLNGISRSTGLRVGQNLKLTGDVTPTATVEKVAEKAVKGVKSDIHVVKSGETLTSIARDYKLQVKYLAELNELSSTSSLRVGQRLNVEGELPEAKKQETVISTSKNSSKATEKYVVKSGESLNAIAHRVGISVAELAELNNLSPKAGLRVGQNIQVPKTVTEYKVKRGDTLIGLASRYGLDSSALAEMNDLKPNTQLRIGDVIKVPNL; this is translated from the coding sequence ATGTATAAACCAACTGCAATGTTGTGGCAGCCTTCGTTACCTTCATTCATAAAAATATCAGTTTTAGGCGCAGCACTTGCATCTCTGGGTCTGACGGGCTGTTCTTCTAATCCAAGTGCCAGTCAAACATCAAAATCTAAACAAGCTGGACAATACCTCGGTGCCAATAGCATAGATGGTTTGGAAGACTTACTGTCGGCGACCGATATGCGTGCTGTAGAAGGTGATCGTTTACTGGTTCTCAAACATGGTGATGTTTGGAAGCGTATGACGGTTGGTTTTAAAATGGATCTCACCACATGGCATCCCCGTGTGGATGCACAGCGTGCATGGTTTGCTTCACGCCAGCCTTACCTAGATCGTTTAAGTGCGCGTGCTTCACGTTATTTGTACCACACAGTTAAAGAAGCTGAACGCCGTGGTATGCCAACCGAATTGGCACTTTTACCTATTATTGAAAGTTCTTATGACCCTGCGGCAACCAGTAGTGCAGCAGCAGCGGGTTTATGGCAGTTTATTCCAAGTACAGGTCGTATTTATGGTTTAAAACAGACCTCACTGTATGATGGTCGACGCGATGTGGTGGAATCTACACGTGCAGCCTATGAGTTTTTAGGTAGTTTATATAATCAGTTTGGCTCATGGGAATTGGCATTAGCGTCTTACAATGCGGGTCCAGGTCGTATTCAGCAGGCCATTAACCGAAATAAAGCTGCAGGTTTACCAACCGATTACTGGTCTTTAAAACTTCCAGAAGAAACCATGAACTATGTGCCACGATTCCTTGCTGTGGCACAAATTATTAAAAATCCAAGTAAATATGGCGTGTACTTACCACCAATTGCCAATCGTCCTCACTTCCGTGAAGTCAGTGTAGGCGCAGCAAGTTTAAATGAAATTTCAGCAATTACAGGTTTAAGCCGTGCAGAGCTGTATCAGTTAAACCCAGGGCATCGTGGTGATCGTATTGATCCTGAAAGTCCGCGTAAAATTTTGATTCCTGCCGACTTGAGCCCTGCAATTGATGCCCGTTTGAAAAATTTACAGTCAAGTTCGACTGGACTCTGGGCGGGCTCACCTGCTGCACCTAAAGCAACCAATACCATTACCCCAATTAAAGCTGCACCTCCGGCATTAAAACCAGCTCAACCTGCGGTTGTTTCGAAGCCTGCAACGACGGTGGTGACTCCAGCAATTACAGCTTCAACCACGATCAAGCCAAAAACACCTGTTGCTACGGCAGCAACACCAGCCGCGGTATCTACAACAGCAACACCTAATGTGACTGCAGCAGCAAAAACAACGACAGCACCTGCGAAAGTCGCAGTTACGCCTAAGGGGTCTGCTGCCTTAGCTGAATTTGCTGCAAAAAGTGAATTACCTATTCCAAGTGCACCGCGTATTCCAGTGGCTGTAAACCCAGTGGTGCCGAGCAAACAAATTCAGGTTGAACCACCAATTACTGCTGCGGAACGTGAACAGATCCATGCTGTTGTTGTCGCTGAAGACTTGTCTAAATCAGTCGATGAAATCTTAAAACCTGTTGCAACTGCAACTGAACAAGCACAAGTGGTTGAAGAGATTAAAGCCATTGCGCCAGTTGGTACCGAAATTGTCGACCCATATGATGGCAAGATTAAACTTACTGCAATCCAAACCAGCTTATCGGTTGCTGAACAGCAAGGTAAAGAATTAACAAAAGGTTTCTCTTACCCGAAAGATGTTGCTGAACAGACTAAAGCTGATTCTGTTGAAGCGAAGTTGAATCAGGGTAAAACCTATGTGAAAACTGATTCAGAAGTTGTTGCTGTTGCACCAAAAGGCAAACGCAGCACTTATACGGTTTTACCAGGCGATAACTTAGCCATGATTGCCGCTAAAAATGGCGTAAATTGGCGTGATGTTGCCAAGTGGAATCAGATTGATCCAAATGCAACATTGTACGTTGGTACAACAATTTACCTCTATGATGCCAAACCTGTTGCTGAAGCGAAAAAACCTGCTGCTAAACCTGAAACTTATGTGGTTCAAGCCAATGATTCATTAACAGGGGTGGCGAATCAGTTTGGTTTAAGTGTGAAGCAATTGGCGGATTACAATGGATTAACCACAAACAGTGGATTATTTGTGGGTCAAAAGCTGCTCCTTAAGGAACCTGCGAAAGCCAAAGTTGAGGAACTTAAAAAAGCAGAATCGACTAAGGTTCAAACTAAAACTTATGTAGTGAAACGCGGTGAATATCTAAAACTGATTGCCGACCGTTATGCATTATCCAATGCTGAACTTGCTGCATTGACGCCGGGTTTAACTGCATCAAGTAGTTTAAATGTGGGGCAGAAAATTAATGTGCCACTGAATGATGTGGAAGAAGTTTCAGCCAAAGTGGTTGAGCAGAAAATTTCCAATGTCAAAGTTGATAAGACTGAAAATCATGAAGTAAAACGTGGTGAAACGCTGTATAGCATTGCGAATCAGAATAAGATCACAGTTGCAGAACTCGCCGCTTTAAATGGTTTAAATGCTAATAGTGGCCTGCGTTTTGGTCAGACACTTAAAGTACCTGCAAGTAATAAGCTTCCTGAAAAATATACAGTTCAATCAGGTGATACCCTGTCGGGCATTGCAGCGAAGTACAATACAACCATTGATCATATTGCAGATTTGAACGGTATTTCACGCTCTACAGGTTTACGTGTAGGTCAGAATTTAAAATTAACAGGTGATGTAACTCCTACAGCAACAGTTGAAAAAGTTGCCGAGAAAGCGGTTAAAGGTGTGAAGTCTGATATTCATGTGGTGAAATCTGGCGAGACATTGACCTCAATTGCGCGTGACTACAAACTTCAAGTGAAGTATTTGGCAGAACTCAACGAGTTAAGTAGTACTAGTTCACTACGTGTTGGACAGCGTTTGAATGTTGAAGGTGAGCTACCTGAAGCTAAAAAACAAGAAACAGTTATAAGTACAAGCAAAAACTCATCTAAGGCGACTGAAAAATATGTGGTGAAATCAGGTGAGTCATTAAATGCGATCGCACACCGTGTTGGTATAAGCGTAGCTGAATTGGCTGAATTGAATAACTTAAGTCCTAAAGCGGGCTTACGTGTTGGACAGAATATTCAGGTGCCAAAAACAGTGACCGAATATAAAGTGAAACGTGGTGATACTTTGATTGGACTCGCATCTCGTTATGGTTTAGATTCATCAGCACTTGCTGAAATGAATGATTTAAAACCAAATACGCAATTGCGTATTGGTGACGTAATTAAAGTACCAAACCTATAA
- a CDS encoding extracellular solute-binding protein has product MAFALAKRLMFVCGCSMMTQVGWAALQTTPYIAIHSQPKYAHLPAMPYANPQAPKGGSFIRSGNGTFDNLNSMNGKGSSAQGAEYLFDTLMQSSLDEPGIMYPLLAEKVTYDPQHTAYVIYHLNPKAKFSDGSPLTAHDVKFSFDTYTTKANPGLQMYLSDLAKTEVLSTYQVKMTFKSGNNAEMPLILAQMPIYSKKDWQNKDFTRVTLKPILGSGPYVLESIDAGRSISFKRNPKYWGKDLAVNRGKYNFDRIKYVYYRNLDVAFEGFKSGQYTFHEEFTARKWVTEYQFPAVTNNMVVKYNYNHQNPIPTQSFVFNTRRNPMQDIQFRKALTYAYDFEWQNKALFYGQYKRLQSFFSNSELEAKGKPSPEELQQIQPYLKQLDPTQRIGVLRDWKYPISDGSGFNRNNLLIARDVLLKAGYRFQQGKLLDKKGKAIQLEFLIHQDGLQRTLMPFIRNLKRLGIQVNIRHVDVPQYIERMRSKDFDMTTNVLPQSLNPGNEQSQFWGSASADQPSNYNYAGIKNPVIDDAIQKIIYAPNRQQLVLHTKVLDRLLRAGYYQIPTYGKGSNWYAYWNIYERPKVAPKLSVGTDYWWVNPAQAVKVHQYLKVQK; this is encoded by the coding sequence ATGGCGTTTGCGCTTGCAAAACGGCTGATGTTTGTTTGTGGATGTTCGATGATGACACAAGTAGGGTGGGCTGCATTGCAGACCACACCCTATATTGCGATTCATAGTCAGCCCAAATATGCACATTTGCCTGCGATGCCTTATGCCAATCCTCAAGCCCCCAAAGGTGGTTCGTTTATACGGTCAGGCAATGGAACTTTTGATAATTTAAATAGTATGAATGGTAAAGGGTCTTCTGCTCAGGGCGCGGAATACCTATTTGATACCTTAATGCAAAGTTCACTCGATGAACCGGGTATTATGTATCCTTTGCTTGCAGAAAAAGTGACATATGATCCGCAGCATACTGCTTATGTGATTTATCATTTGAATCCTAAGGCTAAATTTAGTGATGGCAGTCCGTTGACGGCACATGACGTCAAATTTAGTTTCGATACCTATACCACTAAAGCCAATCCAGGCTTACAAATGTATTTGTCCGATTTAGCCAAAACTGAAGTGTTATCGACTTATCAAGTGAAGATGACATTTAAGTCTGGTAACAATGCGGAAATGCCACTTATTTTGGCGCAGATGCCTATCTATTCAAAAAAAGACTGGCAGAATAAAGATTTTACCCGCGTTACATTAAAACCGATTTTAGGGTCGGGACCTTATGTGCTGGAAAGCATTGATGCTGGACGCAGTATTAGCTTTAAACGCAATCCAAAATATTGGGGCAAAGACCTTGCAGTAAATCGCGGAAAATATAATTTTGATCGAATTAAATATGTCTACTATCGAAATCTAGATGTTGCATTTGAAGGGTTTAAGTCGGGGCAATATACGTTCCATGAAGAGTTCACTGCGCGTAAGTGGGTGACTGAATACCAGTTTCCAGCAGTGACAAATAACATGGTGGTGAAGTATAACTATAATCACCAAAATCCAATTCCGACTCAGAGCTTTGTATTTAATACACGCCGTAATCCGATGCAGGACATACAGTTTCGTAAGGCTTTGACATATGCATATGATTTCGAGTGGCAAAATAAAGCACTTTTTTATGGGCAATATAAACGTCTACAGAGCTTCTTCAGTAATAGTGAGTTAGAAGCCAAAGGGAAACCATCCCCTGAAGAATTACAACAAATTCAACCGTATTTAAAGCAATTAGATCCCACTCAACGTATAGGCGTGTTGCGAGATTGGAAATATCCGATTTCGGATGGTAGTGGCTTTAATCGCAATAATCTTCTTATTGCACGTGATGTATTGTTAAAAGCGGGATATCGTTTTCAGCAGGGCAAACTGCTCGATAAAAAAGGCAAAGCCATTCAACTTGAATTTCTCATTCATCAGGATGGCTTGCAGCGTACATTAATGCCATTTATTCGTAATCTGAAACGATTAGGCATACAGGTGAATATTCGGCATGTGGATGTGCCTCAGTATATCGAACGGATGCGCAGTAAAGACTTTGATATGACCACCAATGTTCTGCCACAGTCGCTCAATCCTGGCAATGAGCAATCACAATTTTGGGGAAGTGCATCGGCAGATCAGCCTAGCAACTATAATTATGCTGGTATTAAAAACCCCGTGATTGATGATGCGATTCAAAAAATTATTTATGCGCCTAATCGTCAACAATTGGTTTTGCATACAAAGGTGTTAGATCGATTACTTCGAGCAGGCTATTATCAAATTCCAACTTACGGAAAAGGCAGCAATTGGTATGCCTATTGGAATATATATGAGCGTCCTAAAGTTGCACCAAAGCTAAGTGTAGGAACGGACTATTGGTGGGTGAATCCCGCCCAAGCAGTTAAAGTTCATCAGTATTTAAAAGTTCAAAAATAA
- the yejB gene encoding microcin C ABC transporter permease YejB, with amino-acid sequence MGTYILKRLILIVPTLFLILLINFIIIQIAPGGPVEQAIQQAESFQGMSANVSTETVAAKTTQYQGAQGLSEEMVNKIKAQYGFDQPIHIRFWDLLKSYAQLDFGTSFFKDKPVTQLLWEKLPVSLSLGLWSTLLIYLISIPLGIRKARQHGSLFDKSTSMLLAVGYAIPAFIFAILLIVFFAGGSYFQWFPLQGLVSEDFAQLSFWAKVKDYFWHMTLPLLAMVIGGFAGLTYLTKYSFMEELGKQYVLAARSKGLTESKVLYGHVFRNAMLIVIAGLPEALVGIFFVGNLFIEIIFNLDGLGLLGFEAITQRDYPVIFGTLFLFTLVGLLLRLLSDVLYQVIDPRINFDSRGAK; translated from the coding sequence ATGGGAACGTATATCCTCAAGCGTTTAATACTGATTGTTCCGACTTTATTTTTGATTCTACTTATTAATTTTATCATTATTCAAATTGCGCCAGGCGGCCCTGTTGAGCAAGCGATTCAGCAAGCTGAGTCATTTCAAGGGATGAGTGCAAATGTCTCAACTGAAACTGTTGCCGCCAAAACCACACAGTATCAAGGTGCTCAAGGGCTGAGCGAAGAGATGGTGAATAAGATCAAAGCACAGTATGGATTTGATCAACCAATTCATATTCGCTTTTGGGATTTATTAAAAAGCTACGCGCAGTTAGATTTTGGCACCAGCTTCTTTAAAGACAAGCCTGTGACACAGTTATTATGGGAAAAACTGCCTGTTTCCTTGTCTTTAGGATTATGGAGCACGCTACTGATTTATCTAATTTCCATACCATTAGGGATTCGTAAAGCGCGCCAGCATGGTAGCCTTTTTGATAAATCGACCTCTATGCTCTTAGCGGTGGGTTATGCAATTCCCGCTTTTATTTTTGCTATTTTACTGATTGTGTTTTTTGCAGGTGGCTCATATTTTCAATGGTTCCCGTTGCAAGGTTTAGTCTCTGAAGACTTTGCTCAATTGTCCTTCTGGGCAAAAGTGAAAGATTATTTTTGGCATATGACGCTGCCTTTACTCGCTATGGTGATTGGTGGTTTCGCTGGGCTGACCTACCTGACCAAATACTCATTTATGGAAGAACTTGGTAAGCAGTATGTCTTGGCTGCACGTTCCAAAGGTTTAACTGAATCGAAAGTACTGTATGGTCATGTATTTCGTAATGCCATGTTGATTGTAATTGCAGGCTTACCTGAAGCATTAGTCGGGATTTTCTTTGTAGGTAATCTATTTATCGAGATTATCTTTAATCTAGATGGATTGGGCTTATTGGGCTTTGAAGCGATTACTCAACGTGATTATCCCGTTATTTTTGGCACATTGTTCTTATTTACCTTAGTTGGTTTATTACTGCGTTTACTCAGCGATGTATTGTATCAAGTGATTGATCCACGTATTAACTTTGATTCGCGAGGCGCAAAATAA